One segment of Olsenella uli DSM 7084 DNA contains the following:
- a CDS encoding sensor histidine kinase → MLGRLKRKFILIIMTLVGCVLVSTLGMSLCLTYATQQQLIRESLRRSIEGDINSVPTIGTQMQEDGERHANMLAAVVEVNGDGVVFETSDAPVVINPDTLGEVIASATTSSSDSGSMPKLHVSWMSRRIAGGWRVAIVDTSAADQSFSNMVLRFAEIIVLGLLAMLAISWFLAGWALRPVSQAWDRQRAFVADASHELKTPLSVIMANTEILLRDRDIPTRSMRWVESTREESDHMRGLVNDLLQLARTDETISGAAGAMQHDDVDLSDLVDESALEFDAIAFERSCAISSTIEENVHVTGDREWLERLVRILMDNACKYAGANTIVLVALSQHGRAAHLSVTNMGTPIDPEDLPHLFDRFYRSDKARARTSQASGFGLGLAIAKGIVEAHGGGISVKSDQVEGTTFSVTIPIA, encoded by the coding sequence ATGCTGGGGAGGCTCAAACGCAAGTTCATCCTCATCATCATGACTCTCGTGGGCTGCGTCCTCGTGAGCACCCTTGGCATGTCGCTCTGTCTGACCTACGCGACGCAGCAGCAGTTGATACGGGAGTCGCTGCGCCGCAGCATCGAGGGCGACATCAACTCGGTGCCTACGATCGGGACGCAGATGCAGGAGGATGGGGAGAGGCATGCGAACATGCTCGCCGCCGTCGTGGAGGTCAACGGCGACGGCGTCGTGTTCGAGACGAGCGATGCGCCGGTCGTCATCAACCCTGACACGCTCGGCGAGGTCATCGCAAGTGCCACAACCAGCTCGAGCGACAGCGGCAGCATGCCCAAGCTGCACGTGTCATGGATGAGCAGGCGCATCGCCGGTGGGTGGCGCGTCGCGATCGTCGACACCTCCGCTGCGGACCAGTCGTTCTCCAACATGGTGCTGCGCTTCGCCGAGATCATCGTGCTGGGCCTCCTGGCCATGCTCGCCATCTCCTGGTTCTTGGCGGGCTGGGCGCTCAGGCCGGTCTCTCAGGCCTGGGACCGCCAGCGCGCCTTCGTCGCCGACGCCTCCCACGAACTCAAGACGCCCCTCTCCGTCATCATGGCGAACACGGAGATCCTCCTGAGGGACAGGGACATACCCACGCGGAGCATGCGCTGGGTGGAGAGCACGCGCGAGGAGTCCGACCACATGAGGGGTCTCGTGAACGACCTCCTCCAGCTGGCGCGCACCGACGAGACCATCTCGGGTGCGGCGGGAGCCATGCAGCACGATGACGTGGACCTCTCCGACCTCGTGGACGAGTCGGCCCTCGAGTTCGACGCGATCGCCTTCGAGCGCTCCTGCGCCATCAGCTCGACCATCGAGGAGAACGTCCACGTCACGGGGGACCGGGAGTGGCTCGAACGGCTCGTGCGCATCCTGATGGATAACGCCTGCAAGTACGCAGGCGCGAACACCATCGTGCTCGTGGCCCTCTCCCAGCACGGGAGGGCGGCGCACCTCAGCGTCACGAACATGGGGACGCCCATTGACCCCGAGGACCTGCCGCACCTCTTCGACCGCTTCTACCGCAGCGACAAGGCCCGCGCACGCACAAGCCAGGCGTCGGGCTTCGGACTGGGGCTCGCCATCGCCAAGGGCATCGTCGAGGCACATGGCGGCGGCATCTCCGTAAAGAGCGACCAGGTGGAGGGCACGACCTTCTCCGTCACGATCCCCATCGCCTGA
- the yqeK gene encoding bis(5'-nucleosyl)-tetraphosphatase (symmetrical) YqeK: MDRMADYTEEQAATIGRLEHDLGERMSARPQRLAHSLSVAHTAEEMALLYGVDAFQARVAGILHDWDKALTTEELKADAHAMGIDLGVDMSLVIPLLHGLTAARRLRSSYPELPEPVFAAIERHTMAAVEMAPLDQVLFVADGIEPLRGDAKGIREVRELVGVASLGELFWRSFVGGIVYVLETNRYLYPGTLEIYNALALRRAPGPTDLKGNL, encoded by the coding sequence ATGGACCGGATGGCCGACTATACGGAGGAACAGGCCGCGACGATCGGGCGCCTGGAGCATGATTTGGGGGAGCGCATGTCCGCCAGGCCACAGCGTCTCGCGCACTCTCTCTCGGTGGCACACACGGCCGAGGAGATGGCCCTCCTCTATGGCGTCGACGCGTTCCAGGCGCGCGTGGCTGGCATACTCCATGATTGGGACAAGGCCCTCACCACCGAGGAGCTCAAGGCGGATGCCCATGCCATGGGCATAGACCTCGGCGTCGATATGTCCCTGGTGATTCCCCTGCTCCATGGGCTCACGGCCGCCCGTCGCCTGAGGTCCTCCTATCCGGAGCTTCCAGAACCCGTGTTTGCCGCCATCGAGAGGCATACCATGGCTGCGGTGGAGATGGCGCCCCTGGACCAGGTGCTCTTTGTCGCCGACGGCATAGAGCCGCTGCGCGGCGATGCCAAGGGCATCCGGGAAGTCCGCGAGCTGGTGGGAGTCGCCTCCCTCGGAGAGCTGTTCTGGAGATCCTTCGTGGGAGGCATCGTCTACGTGCTCGAGACGAACCGCTACCTCTATCCCGGGACGCTCGAGATCTACAACGCCCTCGCCCTCAGGAGGGCACCGGGTCCGACCGACTTGAAAGGAAACCTCTGA
- the rsfS gene encoding ribosome silencing factor, protein MAVTPLELAKAAAVAADDKKATDLVLIDLCEASDVCDYFLICTAANAPQMDATVDAICEKVGANCGEKPLSIEGRAQTGWVLMDYGAVVVHVFRPEAREYFRLENLWGDAPRVDLS, encoded by the coding sequence ATGGCAGTGACCCCCTTGGAGCTCGCGAAGGCCGCGGCAGTCGCCGCAGACGACAAGAAAGCCACCGATCTCGTCCTGATTGATCTCTGCGAGGCGTCGGATGTCTGTGACTACTTTCTCATCTGCACTGCCGCAAACGCCCCTCAGATGGACGCCACCGTAGACGCCATCTGCGAGAAGGTGGGTGCCAACTGTGGGGAGAAGCCCCTCTCCATCGAGGGGAGAGCCCAGACGGGCTGGGTCCTCATGGACTATGGAGCCGTGGTCGTGCACGTCTTTAGGCCCGAGGCGCGCGAGTACTTCCGCCTGGAGAACCTCTGGGGCGATGCCCCGCGCGTCGACTTGTCCTAG
- a CDS encoding ABC transporter ATP-binding protein produces the protein MSEGTTSRIIRPGFSGPVARLEGVSFRYDPSEGDALHDIDLIVGRGDFLGVIGPSGAGKTTLAAVLSSAIPHHYSGTFSGRAVLCGQDSREVALTDVCRHVGSVLQDIDAQMVASNVEDEMLYGLENFGVPHDEIPSRIEAALEATGIAPLRTRDIDTLSGGQQQKVAIAAILALRPEVMVLDEPTAALDPASSRAVFDTLRRLNEEEGITVVVIEQKVALLSEYCRRVAVMSEGSIAHIGTPREVFAQSRSLRALGVDSPRVTRVSNKLLERGLVRDGHVCLTVEEARDLISSVVGCGKVVATTAGASRRGTGAEGACDATTTADAPILSFEDVSFSYGPGAASVDHISFEVHPGELLGIVGQNGAGKTTLTKLMSGLLKPSSGTVRVAGLDTSTARTSQVARYVSTLFQNPDHQICKNTVVEEVAFSLQLLGVGSEAALERARDTVEHFGLPSNADPFSLSRGQRQIVALASVVVTNPRLLILDEPTCGLDYRECMVVMDAVNAARERGCAVVMVCHDMEVVSDFATRLMVMAQGRQLADGDPRAIFADDNLLGRASIDAPQVSQLSSALGRDVSPAFAGITEVRDLVSAVEEMAGQGDRGARPLP, from the coding sequence ATGTCCGAGGGCACCACCAGCCGCATCATCAGGCCCGGCTTCTCGGGTCCCGTGGCGAGGCTCGAGGGCGTGTCCTTCCGCTACGACCCATCCGAAGGGGACGCACTCCACGACATCGACCTCATCGTAGGGCGTGGCGACTTCCTTGGCGTTATCGGCCCGTCCGGCGCGGGGAAGACGACACTCGCGGCCGTGTTGAGCTCGGCCATACCACATCACTACAGCGGGACCTTCTCGGGTCGCGCTGTCCTATGCGGTCAGGACAGCCGTGAGGTCGCGCTCACGGATGTCTGTCGTCATGTGGGCAGCGTCCTGCAGGATATAGACGCACAGATGGTCGCCTCCAACGTCGAGGACGAGATGCTCTATGGTCTCGAGAACTTTGGCGTCCCCCATGACGAGATCCCCTCCCGCATCGAGGCCGCCCTCGAGGCAACCGGCATTGCCCCCCTGCGCACCCGTGACATCGACACGCTTTCAGGCGGGCAGCAGCAGAAGGTCGCCATTGCCGCCATTCTTGCGCTCAGGCCCGAGGTCATGGTCCTCGACGAGCCGACGGCGGCTCTTGATCCGGCGTCATCCAGGGCGGTCTTCGACACGCTGCGCAGGCTCAACGAGGAGGAGGGGATCACGGTCGTCGTGATCGAGCAGAAGGTTGCCCTCCTGTCGGAGTACTGTAGGCGCGTGGCCGTGATGTCCGAGGGCTCCATCGCCCACATCGGCACCCCCCGCGAGGTCTTTGCCCAGTCCCGTTCGTTGCGTGCCCTCGGGGTGGACAGCCCGCGCGTCACACGCGTGTCCAACAAGCTTCTCGAGCGCGGCCTCGTGAGGGATGGCCATGTCTGCCTGACCGTCGAAGAGGCAAGGGACCTCATCTCCTCCGTCGTTGGATGTGGGAAAGTCGTTGCAACTACGGCGGGCGCCTCCCGGAGGGGCACGGGCGCCGAGGGCGCGTGCGACGCCACGACCACCGCCGACGCTCCCATCTTGAGCTTCGAGGACGTGAGCTTCTCGTATGGTCCCGGGGCTGCCTCCGTCGACCACATAAGCTTCGAGGTCCACCCTGGCGAGCTTTTGGGCATCGTCGGGCAGAACGGCGCCGGCAAGACCACCCTCACCAAGCTCATGAGCGGACTTCTGAAGCCGTCGTCAGGAACGGTTCGCGTGGCCGGGCTTGACACGTCGACGGCACGCACGAGCCAGGTCGCGCGCTACGTCTCCACCCTCTTCCAGAATCCCGACCATCAGATCTGCAAGAACACGGTAGTCGAGGAAGTTGCCTTCAGCCTGCAGTTGCTTGGTGTGGGCAGCGAGGCCGCTCTCGAGCGTGCGCGTGACACGGTGGAGCACTTCGGGCTGCCGTCGAATGCCGATCCCTTCTCGCTCTCCCGTGGGCAGAGGCAGATCGTCGCCTTGGCCTCGGTCGTCGTGACCAATCCCCGGCTGCTCATCCTCGACGAGCCCACCTGCGGCCTTGACTACCGGGAATGCATGGTCGTCATGGACGCCGTGAACGCCGCCCGCGAGCGCGGCTGCGCCGTCGTCATGGTGTGCCATGACATGGAGGTCGTCTCCGACTTCGCGACGCGTCTCATGGTCATGGCCCAGGGGCGGCAGCTCGCGGACGGGGACCCACGTGCCATCTTTGCCGACGACAACCTGCTCGGGCGCGCATCCATTGACGCCCCACAGGTTTCGCAACTCTCGTCTGCCCTAGGCAGGGACGTGTCACCTGCCTTTGCGGGCATCACCGAGGTACGCGACCTCGTATCGGCCGTGGAGGAGATGGCGGGGCAGGGCGACAGGGGAGCGCGACCCCTACCCTAG
- the obgE gene encoding GTPase ObgE: MPTNTFTDLCRINVKGGDGGAGCMSFRREAFVPKGGPDGGDGGNGGSVILEADPQLSSLIDYRFKHHFRAERATHGRGARRHGSDGKDLVLRVPLGTVVRELDPETMEPAFDIADLTHAGQRVVVAPGGMGGRGNIHFVTSVRRAPAFAEKGEPAREHWIELEMKLMADAALVGMPSVGKSSLIARLSAARPKIADYPFTTLAPNLGMVRSRTGASFVVADVPGLIEGASEGRGLGHEFLRHIERTALILHVVDMTGGYEQRDAIEDYEAINAELKAYASELADRPQIVVANKCDMPGTGGSIERLRAVAERDARPFFAVSAATGMGLAELTTRCALEVAALRRSLALDTPEDDIDMSALAERRRQQRDRAVNIRMESTGIWRVGGGAVERMVVQTDWENDEAVIYLQHRFDKIGLDDKLVKAGCKVGDEVRILGYAFTFEGDGRDDGQVGPDDLDELPSDAFYVEGD, encoded by the coding sequence GTGCCTACGAACACTTTCACTGACCTATGCAGGATCAACGTCAAGGGTGGCGACGGAGGTGCGGGGTGCATGTCGTTTCGCCGCGAGGCCTTCGTCCCCAAGGGCGGACCGGACGGCGGTGACGGCGGCAACGGCGGAAGCGTCATCCTCGAGGCGGACCCCCAGCTCTCCTCGCTCATCGACTACCGCTTCAAGCACCATTTCAGGGCGGAGCGTGCCACTCATGGCCGTGGTGCGCGTCGTCATGGCAGCGACGGGAAGGACCTGGTGCTGCGTGTGCCGCTCGGAACCGTCGTGCGCGAGCTCGATCCCGAGACGATGGAGCCGGCCTTCGATATAGCCGACCTCACGCATGCGGGCCAGCGCGTCGTCGTCGCGCCGGGAGGGATGGGTGGCCGGGGCAACATCCACTTCGTCACCTCAGTTCGTCGCGCCCCCGCCTTCGCAGAGAAGGGGGAGCCCGCCCGCGAGCACTGGATCGAGCTCGAGATGAAGCTCATGGCGGACGCCGCCCTCGTCGGCATGCCGTCCGTGGGCAAGAGTTCGCTCATTGCGCGCCTCTCCGCCGCGCGCCCCAAGATCGCCGACTACCCCTTCACGACATTGGCGCCCAACCTCGGCATGGTCCGCTCGAGGACGGGCGCATCGTTTGTCGTTGCGGACGTCCCGGGCCTCATCGAGGGTGCCAGCGAGGGCAGGGGCCTTGGCCACGAGTTCCTGCGCCACATCGAGCGCACCGCCCTCATCCTGCACGTGGTCGACATGACGGGCGGGTATGAGCAGCGTGACGCCATAGAGGACTATGAGGCAATCAATGCCGAGCTCAAGGCCTATGCGTCCGAGCTTGCCGATCGACCGCAGATCGTGGTCGCGAACAAGTGCGACATGCCGGGGACCGGGGGTTCCATCGAGCGCCTCCGTGCGGTGGCCGAGAGGGACGCACGTCCCTTCTTCGCCGTGTCCGCCGCGACGGGCATGGGCCTCGCGGAACTTACGACACGTTGCGCCCTCGAGGTCGCGGCCCTACGCCGTTCCCTCGCCCTCGACACCCCGGAAGACGATATCGACATGAGCGCGCTGGCCGAGCGCAGGCGCCAGCAGCGCGACCGCGCAGTGAACATCCGCATGGAGTCCACGGGCATCTGGCGCGTGGGGGGCGGGGCCGTCGAGCGCATGGTCGTCCAGACGGATTGGGAGAACGACGAGGCCGTCATCTACCTGCAACATCGCTTCGACAAGATCGGCCTCGACGACAAGCTCGTCAAGGCTGGCTGCAAGGTGGGTGACGAGGTGAGGATCCTCGGGTATGCCTTCACCTTCGAAGGCGACGGCAGAGACGACGGACAGGTCGGCCCCGATGACCTGGATGAGTTGCCGTCTGACGCCTTCTACGTGGAGGGTGACTAG
- the dinB gene encoding DNA polymerase IV, whose product MGREHDTRGDGIPWEGRAIALLDLDAFFASVEQLDHPAWRGRPVIVGGSADKRGVVSTASYEARRYGVHSAMPSYQAQRLCPDAIWTRGHFRRYHELSQQVMSLVTDETPLVQRVSIDEAFFDVSPGRFSRESPIAICRRIQERVSGLGITCSIGLSTSKTVAKIASERQKPRGMTIVLPGTEAEFLSTLPTRSMSGIGKATASKLESMGIHTLGQLATQDPVMMRRAFGSLGPTMVLRAAGLETSAVTPADAPDDVKSVSSERTFARDLTGRDELEAAVRHVSELVGARLRRRGLKGSQVTLKLKFDYEHAHTMQRQLGEASDDEHVFGAVAVGLLDALWDGATGVRLVGVAVSDFGGVRPRQLSLSLDVGSVGDGRTPVGRRGASALRELSVTADAVRERFGKEALSYGRDLRLGEDESDTVPMSGPDS is encoded by the coding sequence ATGGGACGGGAGCACGACACGAGGGGGGACGGGATCCCCTGGGAGGGCAGGGCGATCGCCCTGCTGGATCTCGATGCGTTCTTCGCGTCCGTCGAGCAGCTCGACCACCCTGCATGGCGAGGGAGGCCCGTGATCGTGGGTGGCTCCGCGGACAAGCGAGGAGTGGTCTCGACCGCATCCTATGAGGCGCGGCGCTACGGCGTGCATTCGGCCATGCCCTCCTACCAGGCCCAAAGGCTCTGCCCCGATGCCATCTGGACGCGTGGCCACTTCAGGCGCTACCATGAGCTCTCGCAACAGGTCATGTCCCTCGTCACGGACGAGACGCCCCTCGTCCAGAGGGTCTCCATCGACGAGGCGTTCTTCGACGTGAGTCCGGGGCGCTTCTCGCGCGAGAGCCCCATCGCCATATGCCGCCGCATACAGGAACGCGTCAGCGGGCTGGGCATCACCTGCTCCATCGGCCTCTCGACCAGTAAGACCGTCGCGAAGATCGCCTCGGAGCGCCAGAAGCCGCGCGGCATGACGATCGTGTTGCCGGGCACGGAGGCGGAGTTCCTCTCCACCCTGCCAACGCGGTCCATGAGCGGCATCGGCAAGGCGACCGCCTCCAAGCTCGAGTCCATGGGGATACACACGCTTGGCCAGCTTGCCACCCAGGACCCCGTCATGATGAGACGCGCATTCGGAAGCCTTGGCCCAACCATGGTCCTGCGCGCGGCGGGGCTCGAGACAAGCGCTGTGACGCCCGCAGACGCCCCCGATGACGTGAAATCCGTCTCGAGCGAGCGTACCTTCGCCCGCGACCTGACGGGACGCGACGAGCTGGAGGCGGCGGTGCGCCATGTCAGCGAACTCGTGGGCGCACGTCTGCGTCGCAGGGGTCTCAAGGGGTCTCAGGTGACGCTCAAGCTCAAGTTTGACTACGAGCACGCCCACACCATGCAGCGGCAACTGGGCGAGGCAAGCGATGACGAGCATGTCTTTGGGGCCGTGGCGGTCGGGCTGCTGGACGCGCTGTGGGACGGGGCGACGGGAGTGCGCCTTGTCGGCGTTGCCGTCAGCGACTTCGGCGGGGTCCGTCCGCGGCAGCTCTCGCTCTCGCTGGACGTCGGGAGTGTGGGAGACGGCCGCACCCCAGTTGGGCGGCGCGGCGCGTCGGCGCTCAGGGAACTCTCCGTCACAGCCGACGCCGTGCGCGAGCGCTTTGGGAAGGAGGCTCTGAGCTATGGGCGCGACCTGCGACTGGGCGAGGACGAGTCGGACACCGTGCCCATGAGCGGGCCTGACTCCTGA
- the proB gene encoding glutamate 5-kinase: MGEIFDAPGIIVVKVGSSTLVDAQGSPDRDFIAGLCAQVAQLRGEGHGVAVVSSGAVAAGMERLGMDVRPLDMPGLQACASAGQAALTEVYADILSAYHIPCGQVLLTRRDLVDRKGYLNARNTLGRLLSLGAVPVVNENDTVSVAEFAFGDNDTLGAIVATLINADLYVILSDVDGLYTANPQSDPEARLVSRVEAITPEVAAMATGAGSAVGTGGMAAKVRAARAALSAGIPTVICRGRRAGSLLEAAHGEGVGTRFEPSDGSAPESARKLWIGLAEVPHGTIWLDEGACTAVASRGASVLPVGVTRVEGDYAAGDVVNVMAPDGVLVGRGITRYSSEEMVRVHGLKLDVIARFMPEKDGAVAIHRDELLVF, from the coding sequence ATGGGCGAGATTTTCGATGCGCCCGGCATCATCGTCGTCAAGGTCGGTTCCTCCACCCTGGTGGATGCCCAGGGCTCTCCCGACAGGGACTTCATCGCTGGCCTCTGCGCCCAGGTGGCGCAGCTGCGGGGCGAGGGGCACGGCGTCGCCGTCGTGTCGTCCGGTGCCGTCGCCGCTGGCATGGAACGTCTGGGCATGGATGTGCGGCCCCTCGACATGCCGGGGCTCCAGGCGTGCGCCTCGGCCGGGCAGGCGGCTCTCACGGAGGTCTACGCCGACATCCTGAGTGCCTACCACATCCCCTGCGGCCAGGTCCTGCTCACCCGCAGGGACCTCGTCGATCGCAAGGGATACCTCAACGCACGCAACACTCTCGGTCGGCTGCTGAGCCTGGGTGCCGTTCCGGTCGTGAACGAGAACGACACCGTGTCCGTCGCCGAGTTTGCCTTCGGGGATAACGACACCTTGGGTGCCATCGTGGCGACTCTCATCAACGCGGACCTCTACGTCATCCTCTCTGACGTCGACGGGCTCTACACGGCAAACCCCCAGAGCGACCCCGAGGCGCGCCTCGTGTCGCGCGTCGAGGCCATCACGCCCGAGGTTGCGGCCATGGCGACGGGGGCGGGTTCTGCCGTTGGGACCGGCGGCATGGCCGCGAAGGTCCGTGCTGCCCGCGCGGCACTCTCCGCCGGCATACCCACCGTCATCTGTCGGGGCCGAAGGGCAGGGTCCCTGCTTGAGGCCGCACACGGTGAGGGCGTGGGAACGCGCTTCGAGCCCTCGGACGGAAGCGCGCCCGAGAGTGCCCGCAAGCTCTGGATCGGGCTTGCCGAGGTTCCGCATGGCACGATATGGCTCGATGAGGGGGCCTGCACCGCGGTGGCCTCTCGAGGGGCCTCCGTTCTGCCCGTGGGCGTCACGCGCGTCGAGGGCGACTATGCGGCCGGTGACGTTGTGAACGTCATGGCCCCCGACGGCGTGCTGGTCGGTCGTGGGATCACGCGCTACTCAAGCGAGGAGATGGTACGGGTCCACGGCCTCAAGCTCGACGTGATAGCCCGCTTCATGCCTGAGAAGGACGGCGCCGTCGCCATCCACCGTGACGAGCTCCTCGTCTTCTAG
- the nadD gene encoding nicotinate-nucleotide adenylyltransferase, with protein sequence MDIADDEPLRTEEPVTPHDDLPRLGQDASRTYRLGIMGGTFDPIHNGHLVTAEQAFDDLGLDVVVFMPAGRPAFKRDVLVTAGEDRYAMTLLATADNPHFVASRFEVDRPGITYTADTLELLRALYPGNVELYFITGADAIAEIVSWRHAERLGRLATLVGATRPGYDLARAKAAIDASSYDFDVVYLEVPALAISSSYLRGRVSRGQSLRYLTPDAVTGYIHKHKLYGVRPNRYSM encoded by the coding sequence ATGGACATCGCCGATGACGAGCCCCTCCGCACGGAGGAACCCGTGACGCCACACGACGACCTGCCCCGACTGGGGCAGGACGCCTCGCGCACGTATCGTCTGGGCATCATGGGCGGCACCTTCGACCCCATCCATAACGGCCATCTCGTCACCGCCGAGCAGGCCTTCGATGATCTGGGTCTCGATGTCGTCGTGTTCATGCCTGCGGGACGTCCGGCCTTCAAGCGAGACGTCCTCGTCACGGCAGGGGAGGATCGCTACGCGATGACGCTCCTCGCGACTGCGGACAACCCGCACTTCGTCGCCAGCCGCTTCGAGGTCGATCGGCCGGGCATCACCTACACGGCAGACACGCTCGAGCTTCTCCGGGCGCTCTATCCCGGCAACGTCGAGCTGTACTTCATCACCGGAGCCGACGCCATAGCCGAGATCGTCTCCTGGCGCCATGCCGAGCGGTTGGGTCGGCTCGCCACGCTCGTCGGCGCCACGCGCCCGGGCTATGACCTCGCCCGCGCCAAGGCGGCCATCGATGCCTCGTCCTATGACTTCGACGTGGTCTACCTGGAAGTCCCCGCGCTCGCAATATCGTCGAGCTATCTCAGGGGGCGCGTGTCGCGTGGCCAGAGCCTTCGCTACCTCACGCCCGATGCGGTCACTGGCTACATCCACAAGCACAAGCTCTATGGCGTGAGGCCAAACCGATACAGCATGTGA